The sequence GAGTTCTGGCGAGGCCTCGAGCTTGGTGTCATGAAGCTCGTGACAGATCCAGATGCGCCGGGATACGAGAACCCCTCTGCTCCGGGATACAAGCCCAAGTTCGAGCGTGTGCGCGCGGTGGAAAATCTTCCCGGAGGTCTGGCGTTCCATCCTTCACCCAATTATTCCCTACTACTGGACAGCTCGCAGACGGAGCTTGAGAAGGGCCTTGAACAAGGACCCGATGGTGTTCAGCGTGAATACATCAGCTTTAGATTCAGCCCGGATGGCAGCTGCAATCTTCCTACGTCCAGAAAGTGGACCCTCACGCTGTTGAAGGCCTCCGACCTGAAGACAGGATCGCTCCCGCCCAACTACGCAACCATGCAGCTCGATCCCGCAACGGCACGCGTGCGCATCTATCGCCCATAAAAAAAGCTGACCATGACCCCCTCCATCGTTCCAGCTCATACTCATGCCCTTGCACGTCTACGGGCAGGCAAAGGCACAGCCCTGCTTCCGACCCTGCTGATCGCAGGCATGCTCACGATCATCGTTGTTCTCTTCTATGGCATGGCAACGGTGCAGATGCGCTCGTCTTCAGGTGAAGTAGCCACGCATGATGTCGGCACGCTTCAGGACATGGCTTTGAATTCAGCCATTGGCCAGTTGCGCGCAGGCTCGACGGAAGAGAACTCCCTGTGGATATCGCAGCCGGGAGCACTTCGCACCTATGGTCTCGCGAACGGCATCGCATCACGCATCTATAAGCTATACAGCGCAGGCGAGATGGTGGTGAGCGCCGCCAGCCTTACAGGAGCCAGCGCACTGAATCTCGAAAACGATCTACCCACGGATTGGAACAGCAAGCCGTCAGTTTACGCGGATCTCAATGAACCGGCCCTCGACGCATCGGGTGACCTGGTCTTTCCGATTCTTGACCCGCGCGCGATGGACATGGCCAATCCGACCTATCCGGGAAGCAGAACGCCGGAGGGATTTCGATATTCCACCACTCTTGCGGCCAGTTCCAAGAGCGTCCAAGGGGTGAGGCCCGCCGGGGTGGACCCTTCTTCACAACGGTTGCCCATGCCGGTACGCTGGGTTTACGTGCTGCGCGACGGGAGCATGGGGGTGATGGAAGATAGTGCGTCGCCGAAGTTCACACCTTTTGTGGGGCATAAACAAGCAAGCGCGGAGAACCCGATCGTAGGGCGCCTGGCATTCTGGACGGATGATGAGTCTGCCAAGGTCAATATCAACACGGCTTCCGAAGGACTCTTTTGGGATACCCCGCGGTGCGTTACCGGGAGGGAGGTCCAATTCGCTGAAAAGCCTCCCGTGCGCAACGAGGTCCAGCGCTTTGGCGGACACCCTGCAACCACATGCCTGAGCACCATCTTTTATCCAGGTGAGCGGCTACTCCCCCAGCCTGGAGAAATGCTGAAGAAGCTTGAGAATATCTATGCCGTTACTCCGCGTGTGAACGCGGATGCAGGACTAATGAAGGGCAACAATGCTCCGGTCACCTTCGACACTGATCGCCTCTATGCTTCCGTGGATGAATTCCTCCTTGAAGATCCCAGCGACGAGTCCGGTGAAGCAACGAGCTTCAGCAAAAGAGCCGTACAGCAGATGTTTGCAGGTGACGAAGCTCGCCTGAAGAGGCTTCGATTCTTCCTCACGGCGGAAAGCCGCGCTCCCGAAACGACGGCCAGTGGCATGCCCCGGGTCTCTGTGTGGCCAGTGCACTACAGGCCAGAGGCGCCCAACAACAAACGCACCTCCTTCGACAACGTGTCCGCATTCGCGAGCACTCTCGGCAAGCACCCCTTCCACTTTCGGCGCAGTGGTGCCGCCTCCAACATGGATGACTTCTCAAACTACTACAATGCGGAAGGCACAGACGAATTTGGCTGGGGGATGATTCACAATAACTATCTCGCGCAGTACCTCATCGAAGGCATCAAACTGCCCCGTCAGGGATATGGCAAGTCCATCGCGGAGAAATACGATGGCCGTTTCACATCCTTTGCTTCGACCCCGTATAACAGTGGCTCTGCAGTGGTGGCCATGTTGGAGTACATACGGCAGACGAATGCCAACGACAGCACGCACTCGACCAAAAACGTCACCCCCAGAGTGCCCGTGGATGCCTACTCACAGGCATCGGCAAATTGGATTGGCACAGATACGCTCGGTCAGGTGGCGGCCGTGGACATGAGCTACTACAGTCCACCGCTCAACACCGACAACAAGATTCTCAAGCGCAATCAAGACAATGATGGTCATGATCGCGTGTGGACCACCGGCATCGGACGGGAGTTCACGGTTTCTGAGTTCGGCCTGGTATTCATCCTCGCTGCAGAGTACCCCTCCGATCCGACCGCGGCCAAGGTGAATCCGGCACTTGTGGATCTTCTCAAGCTGCAACGTGGGCAGCGTGCCATCCAGGTGGGGGTGGTGGCAGAGGGATTTGCCCCTGCACAGGGCTACACCATGATCGCACCCAGCACCTCGTTCAACGTGACAGGTCTGGAGCATCTGCGCATTACGACGGATGGATTTGGCACGCGCAATACGGGCGGTGCCATCGTGACACCGCCGTTGGAGCAGGCCCCCGAAGTACGCTGGGGCACCCTGCTGCATAATGTGTCCCACTTGCAGTACCTCTGCGAAATCAAGCCACAAGAATCTCCGCTGGCCGGCAGAAACACCACCGGCAACTGGTGGACGGGATGGGGCGGCTCAGGTGGATACTGGATGTACGCAGACAGCAATGCCAACGGCGGAGCGGATACTGCAGCAGTTCCGGATCTGGATGTTGCCGCGGATAGCCTCAGCTCCCCGGCACAATACAGCCGTGGTTATTTTCTCGTTCCAGCGAATGCGACACAGATGACAATCTCCAGCGTCCGCGCGGGCAGTCTTGTAGACCGCTGCCTTGAAATCCGTGTGGGCAACCAGCGAAATGGGGACTACTCCAGCCGCAGGTTGCTGGCCGAAGTGCCTCCCAATATGATCGTGCCCATTCCCGGCAAGCCGCTGGAGTTGGCCAATACCTTCAGCAAACGCTACAAGAACGCACGCACGTTCTCCGGCAATCGATTCGCCAAGCCCGAGATCATTGATGGAAATGACGTGGTACGCACTTGGGTGGTGCGGCATGGGGACTATCGCCTCGCCTATCAAAGGTTGCGCGAAGGAGCAGGCGCCGCTGGCGTGGACGCGAATAAGCGGCTCTTTGTGCCGCATCCCGCATGGGATCCCACCACGCTGGGAGGGACAGGGCTTGTCACGGCCCAGTTGAAGCCCCAGATCCACGCCTTCACCAAGGCGGGTGGCAAACCCCACAAGACCGGCAAGCCGGGCAGCATGTGGATTCCGGGAGTCGAGTATCCTCCTACTTTTGGAAATGGTTCGGAAGATGTGACCTTAGTGGCGGGGGTGAACTACAACAACCAGGGTGCCACCAGTGACTATCGGCCGGATTTTGTGGTCAATCCCGTATCACCAACCTTCCGGGCGAATGTCCCCTCAAACTATCCCTATTCCGTGAATCCATCGGAGACACGTGACTGGGACAACGGAACTGGAATTGCGCCTGACGGATCCTATTGGAACAAGCCAGATGATGGCGCCACGATTTACGTCGGATCCATACCTCCCTACTTTTCCGCCAAGCCTTGGGACGGCGTGAATATCAACAAGAGACCGGTCAACCAGACCACGGCACCGAATCAGATGATTCCATCACCAGTGATGTTTGGGTCGCTCTCATCGGCTCCTTCCACAGGCCTCCAGTGGACTACCTTCCTGTTCCGTCCAGACATCACCCCAGGCGGGCATCTGGGAACAAAAGGCCACAGCACGAAAGGTGTCATGTCTGGAGCTCCGCCCGACCATGCGTGGCTTGACTGGTTCTGGATGCCCGTGGTGCAGCCCTACCCCATCAGCGAACCGTTTTCCACAGCGGGCAAGATCAACATGAACTACCGCATTGTGCCGTTCACGAACATCACAAGAGCCACGGGGCTGCATGCCGTGCTGAAGTCTGAGGAGATGCTCGCCATACCCTCGAGTGCAGGCACGACTTACAAGGACTACACCAAACTTTCCTCGAATCAAAACTGGCGCCACTACATCGATGCAGAGAAGACGCTCCTGCAGTGGGAGGCCAAGTTCAACCTCGGAGAGTTCTTCATGAATGCGGGAGAGGTGTGTGAGCAATTCCTCGTACCGAAGGACGAAGGCATCTCAGGGACATCTGCCAGCGCCATCGTGGCCCGGATGAAGACATATTGGGATGACCACCGCCTCACGGGAGACAACACACTGGAGCGTCCCTACGCCAATATCTATCCGCGTCTCACCACTCGCTCGAACACGTTCCGTGTGCATTTCCTGGTGCAGACCATCACCAAGGCCCGCTCCACCGATCCACAGACCTTCGATAAGGACAGAGACAGCATCACCGGAGAAAGCCAGGGAGACGCTCTCGTCGAGCGTGCGATCGACCCGAACGACCCTGCGCTGAAAACCGACGACTACGACTACATCGGCAGGGCCCGCAATGGCACGCTCAGTGTCGCGAAGTCTCTGGATACCCTCTACACCTGGCGCATCCGCAACGTTCGCCGCTTCATGCGCTAGGAGCTGCTTAAGAACAAACTTTCGACATCCCTCAAACCGACTCTACTTCTCATGCAACCTCCCTCCTATCTGTCCCTTAAAGCTGCATTCCAGGCATGCTTGTTGATGATGGTGGCGACTACCGCACCGGCCCAGCAGTGGGATGCAGGTGGAGCGGCGACAAACCTGAATTGGGGAAATGCCGCAAACTGGGACCCAGACGGCATCCCTGCTGCGGGTTCCACCGTTACCTTCGGTGCCACGGGCAGTAGCACCACGGCTGGCACGGTCACCAGCATTGTGGATGTCAACACCTCGGTAGGTTCATTGCAGTTCAATCATACCGCAGCCAATCAATTCCATACCGT is a genomic window of Roseimicrobium gellanilyticum containing:
- the vccD gene encoding Verru_Chthon cassette protein D, with the translated sequence MHFHFSRSIKALQRGLCGRLRAPGFTLVEILIVITVMLLLLTIAGTGASGMLDTLRMKEGMATMRDTMEQARQAAIISNREVIVRIYKTRNEFGEEFWRGLELGVMKLVTDPDAPGYENPSAPGYKPKFERVRAVENLPGGLAFHPSPNYSLLLDSSQTELEKGLEQGPDGVQREYISFRFSPDGSCNLPTSRKWTLTLLKASDLKTGSLPPNYATMQLDPATARVRIYRP
- the vccA gene encoding Verru_Chthon cassette protein A; amino-acid sequence: MTPSIVPAHTHALARLRAGKGTALLPTLLIAGMLTIIVVLFYGMATVQMRSSSGEVATHDVGTLQDMALNSAIGQLRAGSTEENSLWISQPGALRTYGLANGIASRIYKLYSAGEMVVSAASLTGASALNLENDLPTDWNSKPSVYADLNEPALDASGDLVFPILDPRAMDMANPTYPGSRTPEGFRYSTTLAASSKSVQGVRPAGVDPSSQRLPMPVRWVYVLRDGSMGVMEDSASPKFTPFVGHKQASAENPIVGRLAFWTDDESAKVNINTASEGLFWDTPRCVTGREVQFAEKPPVRNEVQRFGGHPATTCLSTIFYPGERLLPQPGEMLKKLENIYAVTPRVNADAGLMKGNNAPVTFDTDRLYASVDEFLLEDPSDESGEATSFSKRAVQQMFAGDEARLKRLRFFLTAESRAPETTASGMPRVSVWPVHYRPEAPNNKRTSFDNVSAFASTLGKHPFHFRRSGAASNMDDFSNYYNAEGTDEFGWGMIHNNYLAQYLIEGIKLPRQGYGKSIAEKYDGRFTSFASTPYNSGSAVVAMLEYIRQTNANDSTHSTKNVTPRVPVDAYSQASANWIGTDTLGQVAAVDMSYYSPPLNTDNKILKRNQDNDGHDRVWTTGIGREFTVSEFGLVFILAAEYPSDPTAAKVNPALVDLLKLQRGQRAIQVGVVAEGFAPAQGYTMIAPSTSFNVTGLEHLRITTDGFGTRNTGGAIVTPPLEQAPEVRWGTLLHNVSHLQYLCEIKPQESPLAGRNTTGNWWTGWGGSGGYWMYADSNANGGADTAAVPDLDVAADSLSSPAQYSRGYFLVPANATQMTISSVRAGSLVDRCLEIRVGNQRNGDYSSRRLLAEVPPNMIVPIPGKPLELANTFSKRYKNARTFSGNRFAKPEIIDGNDVVRTWVVRHGDYRLAYQRLREGAGAAGVDANKRLFVPHPAWDPTTLGGTGLVTAQLKPQIHAFTKAGGKPHKTGKPGSMWIPGVEYPPTFGNGSEDVTLVAGVNYNNQGATSDYRPDFVVNPVSPTFRANVPSNYPYSVNPSETRDWDNGTGIAPDGSYWNKPDDGATIYVGSIPPYFSAKPWDGVNINKRPVNQTTAPNQMIPSPVMFGSLSSAPSTGLQWTTFLFRPDITPGGHLGTKGHSTKGVMSGAPPDHAWLDWFWMPVVQPYPISEPFSTAGKINMNYRIVPFTNITRATGLHAVLKSEEMLAIPSSAGTTYKDYTKLSSNQNWRHYIDAEKTLLQWEAKFNLGEFFMNAGEVCEQFLVPKDEGISGTSASAIVARMKTYWDDHRLTGDNTLERPYANIYPRLTTRSNTFRVHFLVQTITKARSTDPQTFDKDRDSITGESQGDALVERAIDPNDPALKTDDYDYIGRARNGTLSVAKSLDTLYTWRIRNVRRFMR